The following coding sequences are from one Nicotiana tabacum cultivar K326 chromosome 1, ASM71507v2, whole genome shotgun sequence window:
- the LOC107802208 gene encoding uncharacterized protein LOC107802208, whose translation METRVKEHNFKRIIKAITPDWEGINNYQYAQNSRVWVLWDPRWYSVMLIKAGAQYVHCQLIDNLGKIECLITVVYGHNTIEQRKALWADIHNLTANITTPWIIGGDFNAVLYSQDRLMGNPITYAETQDFASCIQTLQLNQLLWKGDYYTWSNKQDRTDRIRSRIDRMFGNFEWMIQWGRSIADKIDKARGELQDIQEKITTNYTDGLLEQEKTVIHQLEKWSLIEESVLKQKSRARWIKLGDSNSKYFSAMLKERNQRKQIKELTSLDGQKLNDADKIKHEIIEFYKLLIGTAAPNLPAINREIIKQGPMLSQQQRRQLVAEISDQEIFEGLQNIRDDKSPGVDGFNACFFKKTWPIIKEEICAAV comes from the exons ATGGAAACCAGAGTGAAAGAGCACAATTTCAAGAGAATTATCAAAGCTATTACTCCAGATTGGGAAGGGATAAACAACTACCAATATGCTCAGAATAGTAGGGTGTGGGTATTATGGGATCCAAGATGGTATAGTGTGATGTTAATCAAAGCTGGGGCTCAATATGTTCATTGTCAACTTATAGACAATTTAGGGAAGATAGAATGCTTAATAACAGTTGTCTATGGACACAATACAATTGAGCAAAGGAAAGCACTATGGGCAGATATACATAACTTGACTGCAAACATAACCACTCCTTGGATAATTGGAGGAGATTTCAATGCAGTTCTATATTCTCAAGATAGACTAATGGGCAATCCTATAACATATGCTGAAACACAAGACTTTGCCAGCTGCATTCAAACTCTGCAGTTGAATCAATTGCTATGGAAGGGTGATTACTATACTTGGTCGAACAAGCAAGATAGAACTGATAGAATCAGAAGCAGAATAGATAGGATGTTTGGAAACTTTGAATGGATGATACAATGGGGAAg ATCTATTGCTGACAAGATTGACAAGGCTCGTGGAGAACTTCAAGATATACAAGAGAAGATTACCACAAATTATACTGATGGCCTACTGGAGCAAGAGAAAACTGTCATTCACCAGCTGGAAAAATGGTCTCTTATAGAGGAAAGTGtcctaaaacaaaaatcaagagcAAGGTGGATTAAGCTTGGGGATTCTAATTCCAAGTACTTTTCTGCTATGCTAAAGGAGAGGAATCAAAGGAAGCAGATTAAGGAGCTCACATCCCTAGATGGGCAGAAGTTGAATGATGCTGATAAGATCAAGCATGAAATTATAGAGTTCTACAAATTACTGATAGGGACTGCAGCACCAAATCTACCTGCAATAAATAGGGAGATCATAAAGCAAGGACCTATGTTATCCCAACAGCAAAGAAGACAGCTAGTTGCAGAAATCTCTGATCAAGAGATCTTTGAAGGATTGCAGAATATTAGGGATGACAAATCACCAGGAGTAGATGGTTTCAATGCATGCTTTTTCAAGAAAACATGGCCTATTATCAAAGAGGAGATCTGTGCAGCTGTTTAA